Proteins co-encoded in one Phytoactinopolyspora mesophila genomic window:
- a CDS encoding NADPH-dependent FMN reductase has translation MTRIAIVVGSTRPGRYAEVVAQWVHAHASKRDDAEFTVLDIADFGLPLLDEPVPPMAGEYRQPHTQAWAATIASFDGFVFVTPEYNNSVSGALKNALDYLYAEWNDKAAGFVGYGAQGGVRAVQQLRVILGELRMADVRATVALSLDDDVDEHGRFAPRVHHEDALTETLDQLIAWAVALRALRVSHPASPAGDTTRGGTAEYAHASVS, from the coding sequence ATGACCAGAATCGCAATCGTCGTCGGCAGTACCCGTCCGGGTCGCTACGCGGAGGTCGTGGCCCAGTGGGTCCACGCTCACGCGTCTAAACGCGATGACGCCGAGTTCACTGTGCTCGACATCGCCGACTTCGGCCTGCCCCTGCTCGACGAGCCGGTACCGCCGATGGCCGGGGAATACCGCCAGCCGCACACCCAGGCGTGGGCAGCGACCATCGCGTCGTTCGACGGATTCGTCTTTGTCACGCCGGAGTACAACAACTCCGTCTCCGGCGCGCTGAAGAACGCACTCGACTACCTCTACGCCGAATGGAACGACAAAGCGGCCGGGTTCGTCGGGTACGGCGCACAGGGTGGAGTACGCGCCGTACAGCAACTACGTGTCATCCTCGGCGAATTACGCATGGCGGACGTCCGCGCCACCGTCGCTCTTTCACTCGACGACGACGTCGACGAACACGGCCGCTTCGCGCCGCGTGTGCACCATGAAGACGCGCTGACCGAGACCCTCGACCAGCTGATCGCCTGGGCCGTGGCGCTGCGGGCGTTGCGGGTCAGTCATCCCGCTTCCCCCGCCGGCGACACCACGCGCGGCGGAACGGCCGAGTATGCACACGCATCAGTCTCGTGA
- a CDS encoding SPFH domain-containing protein, with protein MELLVPLIVAAVVVAFLVISTVRVVPQARRYNIERFGRYRTTLQPGLNFIVPLADRVNTRLDVREQVFSSRPQPVITEDNLVVNIDTVLYYQITDPRAAAYEVADYLQAIDQLTITTLRNVIGSMDLERTLTSREEINTQLRNVLDDATGKWGIRVNRVEIKAIDPPATIKEAMEKQMRAERDKRAAILHAEGDRQAKILTAEGTQQQKILEAQGDQQAAILRADGEAKAVERVFQAVHQNNADPKVLAYKYLETLPHLAEGDNNTFWVIPGELTQAVRTVTDAFGDYSKMGTPKVAREDGQGSDGAGEDSGTRELTSSDQLSTDAATAADEVARLAEAAVKDAKADAAAAEGKPTPKLDDETLES; from the coding sequence ATGGAACTCTTGGTGCCACTGATCGTCGCGGCTGTGGTTGTGGCCTTCCTGGTAATTTCCACCGTCCGGGTGGTTCCGCAGGCGCGCCGGTACAACATCGAGCGGTTCGGCCGTTACCGGACGACGTTGCAGCCCGGCCTGAATTTCATCGTGCCGCTGGCGGATCGGGTCAACACCCGGCTGGACGTCCGTGAGCAGGTGTTCTCGTCCAGGCCGCAGCCGGTGATCACCGAAGACAACCTGGTCGTCAACATCGACACGGTGCTGTACTACCAGATCACCGATCCGCGTGCCGCGGCCTACGAGGTCGCCGATTACCTTCAGGCGATCGATCAACTGACCATCACCACCCTGCGTAACGTCATCGGAAGCATGGATCTGGAGCGCACCCTCACCTCACGTGAGGAGATCAACACCCAGCTGCGCAACGTGCTCGACGACGCCACTGGCAAATGGGGGATCCGGGTCAACCGGGTGGAGATCAAGGCCATCGATCCGCCGGCCACCATCAAGGAGGCCATGGAGAAGCAGATGCGCGCCGAGCGAGACAAGCGCGCCGCTATTTTGCACGCCGAAGGAGACCGGCAGGCCAAGATCCTGACCGCCGAGGGTACGCAGCAGCAGAAGATCCTCGAAGCTCAGGGTGATCAGCAGGCGGCCATTCTGCGGGCAGACGGTGAAGCGAAGGCTGTCGAGCGAGTCTTCCAGGCCGTACATCAGAACAACGCCGACCCGAAGGTGCTTGCTTACAAGTACCTGGAAACTTTGCCGCATCTGGCCGAGGGCGACAACAACACCTTCTGGGTGATCCCAGGGGAACTCACACAGGCGGTTCGCACCGTGACCGACGCCTTCGGCGACTATTCCAAGATGGGCACGCCTAAGGTGGCCCGAGAAGACGGCCAGGGGTCGGACGGCGCCGGGGAAGACTCGGGTACTCGTGAGCTGACATCCAGTGACCAGCTGTCGACGGACGCCGCGACCGCTGCCGACGAGGTTGCCAGATTGGCGGAGGCGGCGGTCAAGGACGCCAAGGCCGACGCCGCGGCCGCTGAGGGCAAGCCGACGCCGAAACTGGACGACGAAACCCTCGAGAGCTGA
- a CDS encoding NfeD family protein, whose translation MPWIAWLILAAALGVAEFFTLTLAFGLLAAAAVVAAVVAGIGAPFLLQVLAFAVTGAVGLLVVRPIARRHMAQPPVVSEGSDALVGKKAVVVKEVTASGGLIKLSGEEWTARALDEYQSIPVGTLVDVMEIDGATAVVYPRELLP comes from the coding sequence ATGCCGTGGATTGCGTGGTTGATACTAGCCGCGGCGTTGGGTGTCGCGGAGTTCTTTACGCTGACGCTGGCTTTCGGGCTGCTGGCAGCCGCTGCTGTCGTCGCGGCCGTCGTCGCCGGTATCGGCGCGCCCTTCTTGCTGCAGGTTCTCGCCTTTGCTGTGACCGGAGCCGTGGGTCTGTTGGTGGTGCGGCCGATCGCCAGGCGGCACATGGCTCAACCGCCGGTGGTGAGCGAAGGAAGCGATGCCTTGGTGGGGAAGAAGGCAGTGGTCGTCAAGGAGGTGACCGCATCGGGCGGGCTCATCAAGCTCTCGGGCGAGGAATGGACGGCTCGTGCGCTCGACGAGTATCAGTCGATACCGGTCGGGACCCTTGTCGATGTCATGGAGATCGATGGCGCGACCGCCGTCGTCTATCCCCGGGAACTCTTACCGTGA
- a CDS encoding hydrolase, with amino-acid sequence MITCRTCAVEYEEPLPDVCPICADERQYVPATGQAWATLEDRRREGAVIEIRQRTPVLWGLQAAGVGIGQQMLLLRTPQGNLLWDPIGYIDDEAVDWVRGQGPVLAIAASHPHMYGVQVEWSRALGGVPVMVNEADQEWLGRRDPAVALWSRRHEVTPGLTLYQVGGHFPGSAVAHWTDDDGVLLAGDTIMVNPDRVTTSFQRSYPNRLPLSAAVVTRVADQIKPLRFQQIWSNFDNAITSDADLAVQRSADRHVAWVRGDFDHLT; translated from the coding sequence ATGATCACGTGCCGGACGTGCGCGGTCGAATACGAGGAACCACTTCCCGATGTGTGCCCGATCTGCGCGGACGAACGCCAGTACGTTCCGGCGACCGGCCAGGCATGGGCCACTCTCGAAGATCGTCGCCGCGAGGGCGCTGTTATCGAGATCCGGCAACGTACACCCGTTTTATGGGGGCTACAGGCCGCCGGCGTCGGCATCGGGCAGCAGATGTTGTTGCTGCGGACACCTCAGGGCAATCTGCTCTGGGACCCGATCGGCTATATCGACGACGAAGCCGTGGACTGGGTGCGGGGCCAGGGGCCGGTGCTTGCTATCGCCGCCAGTCATCCACACATGTACGGAGTCCAGGTCGAATGGTCCCGTGCGCTCGGTGGCGTGCCAGTCATGGTGAACGAGGCTGATCAGGAGTGGCTGGGCCGCCGTGATCCAGCCGTCGCATTGTGGTCGCGGCGTCATGAGGTCACGCCCGGGCTGACGTTGTATCAGGTGGGTGGTCATTTTCCGGGCAGTGCAGTCGCTCACTGGACAGACGACGACGGTGTGCTGCTGGCGGGCGACACCATCATGGTGAACCCGGACCGGGTGACTACCAGTTTCCAGCGCAGCTACCCGAACCGGCTACCGCTCTCAGCTGCCGTGGTGACTCGGGTAGCCGACCAGATCAAGCCACTGCGATTCCAGCAGATCTGGAGCAACTTCGACAACGCCATCACCTCCGACGCCGATCTTGCTGTCCAGCGATCGGCTGACCGGCACGTCGCGTGGGTCCGCGGCGATTTCGATCACCTCACCTGA
- a CDS encoding iron-containing alcohol dehydrogenase: MTVSVINYLTTIRFGEGAVGALADDLHELGIKRALVVTDRGVRDAGLVEHTLAGLPATQVAEVFDETPSNPTEQAAAAALARYRECGADGLVAIGGGSPIDLAKAIALMATHDAPLETFAATLGGTPRITAAVAPVVAVPTTAGTGSEVGRAALVTLSDGRKLGFISAHLIPKRAVCDPELTYGLPPALTAATGIDAISHCVETYLSPRDNPPAEAIALDGLRRATEHIELAAADGRNLTARREMMMAALQGGLTFQKGLGAIHAISHPAGGLETPALHHGMLNAVLMPHVLRFNEPAAPEKYVALRRAVGLSGQDDLAAHFDRLNDALGLPRSLSAMGLPREAIPAIVDGALKDHSAATNPRPLTPADIENILTDAF, from the coding sequence ATGACGGTCTCGGTGATCAACTACCTGACCACCATCCGGTTCGGCGAAGGGGCGGTCGGTGCCCTCGCCGACGACCTTCACGAGCTCGGCATCAAGCGGGCGCTCGTCGTCACTGACCGCGGAGTCAGAGACGCGGGGCTGGTCGAGCACACGCTCGCGGGATTGCCGGCTACCCAGGTCGCCGAGGTGTTCGACGAGACCCCGTCCAACCCGACCGAACAGGCGGCCGCCGCCGCCCTGGCGCGCTACCGGGAATGCGGCGCAGACGGCCTGGTCGCCATCGGGGGCGGCTCGCCGATCGATCTCGCCAAGGCGATCGCCCTGATGGCCACCCACGACGCTCCGCTCGAGACCTTCGCGGCCACACTTGGCGGCACGCCGCGGATCACCGCCGCGGTCGCGCCGGTCGTCGCCGTCCCCACCACCGCGGGCACCGGCAGCGAGGTTGGCCGCGCCGCCCTCGTCACGCTGTCGGACGGGCGCAAGCTCGGCTTCATCTCAGCGCATCTCATCCCGAAACGGGCCGTCTGCGACCCCGAACTCACCTACGGGCTTCCCCCCGCTCTCACCGCGGCCACCGGCATCGACGCGATCAGCCACTGCGTGGAGACGTACCTCAGTCCGCGCGACAATCCGCCCGCTGAAGCCATCGCACTCGACGGGCTGCGCCGCGCCACCGAGCACATCGAGCTGGCCGCCGCTGACGGGAGGAATCTGACCGCACGCCGGGAAATGATGATGGCAGCCCTGCAAGGCGGACTCACCTTTCAGAAGGGCCTCGGCGCCATTCACGCGATCTCTCATCCCGCGGGCGGACTCGAGACACCCGCGCTGCACCACGGAATGCTCAACGCGGTGCTGATGCCGCACGTGCTGCGGTTCAACGAGCCGGCCGCGCCGGAGAAGTATGTCGCATTACGGCGCGCGGTCGGCTTGTCCGGGCAGGACGACCTCGCCGCGCACTTCGACCGCCTTAACGATGCCCTCGGCCTGCCGCGATCGTTGTCGGCCATGGGCCTGCCCCGTGAAGCGATCCCGGCCATCGTCGACGGTGCGCTCAAGGACCACTCAGCAGCCACGAATCCCCGTCCGCTGACACCGGCCGACATCGAGAACATCCTCACCGACGCGTTCTGA
- a CDS encoding cupin domain-containing protein gives MNVVRPRIRKFRIADVNSWAQLGDDELYLQNVVNDAREGQLTIGFGRVGTGVSFESRFPYDEVVVVIRGAVTYQIDGAARTARAGDVAYYPADAPVVGRFDEHTEAVYIICPPHWQLTDSDWESIGSSQVPFAEPPATSQEQARVFGVGQYTLDQMGDLEYYSTAVVDEPGRELSVKFERVGQGVSGEHFFPYEEVHVVLKGILTIRTENETISVEPGEVVHLPMRARAVVQADADVEMVSVTHPPHWHIRAVAT, from the coding sequence GTGAACGTTGTGCGACCACGAATCCGCAAGTTCCGGATCGCCGATGTGAACAGCTGGGCGCAGCTCGGCGACGATGAGCTCTATTTGCAGAACGTCGTCAACGATGCTCGGGAAGGCCAGCTGACCATTGGATTCGGCCGGGTCGGCACGGGAGTGTCGTTCGAATCCCGGTTTCCGTACGACGAGGTCGTCGTCGTGATCAGAGGAGCGGTGACCTATCAGATCGACGGCGCTGCACGCACCGCCCGGGCGGGAGATGTCGCCTACTACCCGGCTGACGCACCCGTAGTAGGCCGGTTCGATGAGCACACCGAGGCGGTCTACATCATCTGCCCGCCGCATTGGCAGCTCACGGATTCGGACTGGGAATCGATCGGGTCCAGCCAGGTGCCGTTCGCAGAGCCACCTGCCACGAGCCAGGAACAGGCTCGGGTGTTCGGCGTCGGCCAGTACACCTTGGATCAGATGGGTGACCTCGAGTACTACTCGACCGCGGTGGTGGACGAGCCCGGCCGCGAGCTGAGCGTCAAGTTTGAACGGGTCGGCCAAGGGGTGTCGGGTGAACACTTCTTCCCCTACGAAGAAGTCCACGTCGTACTCAAGGGCATCCTGACGATCCGCACCGAGAATGAAACGATCAGTGTCGAGCCGGGTGAGGTCGTGCACCTTCCGATGCGAGCACGGGCCGTCGTGCAGGCCGACGCCGATGTCGAGATGGTCTCCGTGACCCACCCGCCACACTGGCATATCCGAGCCGTCGCGACATGA
- a CDS encoding pyridoxamine 5'-phosphate oxidase family protein, with amino-acid sequence MNQSTNLPNLEDKTGASAEQRLQDEKTIRLTTVSAGGQPQSSPVGFLWDGARFLIRSKPGDPKVQNIRHNPRVALHLDIKNDAEDGGVLTFEGTAVIDSGPDDDGETTAYVERYADEIRDYGVPPEDVLSTFSAVIRVTPTRTRAY; translated from the coding sequence ATGAACCAGAGCACGAATCTGCCCAACCTCGAGGACAAGACCGGAGCCAGCGCGGAGCAGCGGCTCCAGGACGAGAAAACCATCCGGCTCACCACGGTCAGTGCCGGAGGGCAGCCGCAATCCTCGCCGGTCGGTTTCCTATGGGACGGGGCCCGGTTCTTGATCCGCAGCAAGCCCGGCGACCCAAAAGTCCAGAACATCCGGCACAACCCCAGGGTTGCGCTGCACCTGGACATCAAGAACGACGCCGAAGACGGCGGCGTGCTCACCTTCGAAGGCACCGCCGTTATCGACTCCGGTCCGGACGACGACGGCGAGACCACCGCCTACGTGGAAAGATATGCCGACGAGATCCGCGACTACGGGGTACCGCCCGAGGATGTGCTGTCCACCTTCTCCGCCGTGATCCGAGTGACACCCACCCGCACCCGGGCGTACTGA
- a CDS encoding LuxR C-terminal-related transcriptional regulator produces MTNAADLLAAGKIALGHGDWARARSLLSDALELDEAAETLHHLARAVEWAGDYSAAVGYYERAFVAYRALGETRLPALIAGRELSFLHGAVYGNEAVAAGWLARARRLAAESGDCVEAGWVELAEALASGDPAEMRGHAQAAAAIADRFTDADLRFCALGHEGMALVLAGRVSEGMGKLDEAAAAAAGGEVSDYITVGEIYCHMLVCCELTLDVRRAQQWMALATSFGSLSNAPWVSAICRTHYGGVLTAAGRWDDAERELESSIALYDDSYAALRSSAMVRLADLRVRQGRYDEAARLLAGFEFDSYAACPLARLHLVRGEADVARRILWRRLGNAGEHPRQVPELALLVEVEVRAGRLPDARAIGRRLEQIAARTDMPRVGALSEYAAGIICAAADEPEEALGHLETALPQFAMAGLPLEEARTRLAISQLIAASAPDVAVSEARAALRVFDTLAAAADADATAHHLRSLGEPGRAAPRGEGTLTRREKEVLAHIAEGLTNGEIAQRLYISRRTVEHHVSRIFAKLGVDTRAQAAAYVLRQRL; encoded by the coding sequence ATGACTAATGCGGCGGATCTGCTGGCCGCGGGCAAGATCGCGTTGGGTCACGGCGACTGGGCGCGGGCTCGCTCGCTGTTGTCCGATGCCCTCGAACTGGACGAAGCCGCCGAAACGCTGCACCACCTGGCCCGGGCGGTGGAATGGGCAGGTGACTATTCGGCCGCGGTCGGGTACTACGAGCGTGCGTTCGTCGCTTACCGAGCTCTGGGTGAGACCCGGTTGCCCGCACTCATCGCTGGGCGAGAACTGAGCTTTCTGCACGGCGCGGTCTATGGCAACGAAGCGGTGGCGGCTGGCTGGCTGGCCCGGGCACGGAGACTCGCCGCCGAATCAGGAGATTGTGTTGAGGCAGGCTGGGTAGAACTCGCCGAGGCCCTGGCGTCCGGTGACCCAGCCGAGATGCGAGGGCACGCGCAGGCAGCGGCCGCGATAGCCGACCGGTTCACGGATGCGGATCTGCGCTTCTGCGCGCTCGGGCACGAAGGCATGGCTCTTGTCCTCGCCGGCCGTGTCTCCGAAGGCATGGGGAAGCTGGACGAAGCAGCGGCCGCCGCGGCAGGTGGCGAAGTGTCCGACTACATCACGGTCGGCGAGATCTACTGCCACATGTTGGTGTGCTGTGAGCTGACCCTGGACGTCCGCCGTGCCCAGCAGTGGATGGCGCTCGCGACGTCGTTCGGCTCCCTCTCCAACGCACCCTGGGTATCGGCGATCTGCCGGACCCACTACGGGGGCGTTCTCACTGCGGCAGGACGGTGGGACGATGCGGAACGCGAGCTCGAGTCCTCGATCGCACTGTACGACGACAGTTACGCTGCGCTGCGCTCCAGCGCCATGGTGCGCCTCGCGGACCTGCGGGTTCGGCAGGGCAGGTACGACGAGGCGGCCAGACTCCTGGCCGGCTTCGAATTCGACTCCTATGCTGCGTGCCCCCTGGCCCGCCTGCACCTGGTTCGGGGCGAAGCCGACGTCGCCCGGCGTATCCTGTGGCGTCGCCTCGGCAACGCGGGCGAACATCCGAGGCAGGTTCCGGAACTCGCGCTGCTGGTGGAAGTGGAGGTCCGGGCCGGTCGCCTCCCTGATGCTCGTGCCATCGGCCGGCGGCTGGAGCAGATCGCGGCGCGGACGGATATGCCCCGTGTTGGCGCGCTGAGCGAGTATGCGGCTGGCATCATCTGCGCCGCGGCCGACGAGCCGGAGGAAGCACTCGGCCATCTCGAAACGGCATTGCCTCAGTTCGCCATGGCCGGGCTCCCGCTGGAGGAAGCCCGGACCAGGCTCGCGATCTCGCAGCTCATCGCCGCCAGCGCACCTGACGTAGCAGTGTCCGAGGCACGGGCCGCGCTACGGGTGTTCGACACGCTCGCGGCGGCCGCCGACGCGGACGCGACCGCCCATCACCTGCGGAGTCTGGGCGAGCCCGGGCGGGCGGCGCCCCGCGGTGAGGGAACACTCACGCGACGGGAGAAGGAGGTACTGGCCCACATCGCCGAAGGCCTGACCAACGGTGAGATCGCACAACGGCTCTACATCAGCAGGCGGACAGTGGAACACCACGTCAGCCGCATCTTCGCCAAGCTGGGCGTTGACACACGCGCGCAGGCAGCGGCGTATGTGCTGCGACAGCGCCTGTGA
- a CDS encoding class I SAM-dependent methyltransferase produces MASAMLAKPAIPLLQPTQEDDMAETETFQISLDAAEVYESKFVPAIFAEWADRLVEAVDVAPMQAVLDVACGTGIVARTVADRIGSGTIVGLDLNAAMLAVAHRLRPDLEWHQGDAVELPFPERTFDRVLCQMGLMFVPDRARAIREMARVATGGSTVGIVVPASIGEQPAYRELASIVADEAGAAAAVLIDTYWSCGDLDELRALFSSAGLTHVVARTHLGTARFRSADELVATEVEGSPLITQIDDATYTRIRERARTALEPFATQSGSLHAPLRGHIVTGTVP; encoded by the coding sequence ATGGCAAGCGCGATGCTGGCCAAGCCGGCAATACCGCTGCTACAGCCCACCCAGGAGGACGACATGGCTGAGACGGAAACCTTCCAGATCTCTCTGGACGCTGCCGAGGTATACGAGTCCAAGTTCGTACCGGCGATTTTCGCCGAATGGGCGGATCGTTTGGTCGAAGCCGTGGATGTCGCGCCCATGCAGGCGGTACTCGATGTGGCCTGCGGCACCGGCATCGTTGCCAGGACGGTGGCGGATCGGATCGGCTCCGGCACGATCGTCGGACTCGATCTCAACGCGGCGATGCTGGCCGTGGCACATCGCTTGCGGCCGGACCTCGAGTGGCACCAAGGCGACGCCGTGGAACTCCCGTTCCCCGAGCGCACGTTCGATCGCGTGCTCTGCCAGATGGGTCTGATGTTCGTGCCGGACCGAGCCCGCGCCATCAGGGAGATGGCGCGGGTGGCGACGGGCGGTTCCACGGTCGGGATCGTCGTCCCTGCCAGCATCGGCGAGCAACCGGCCTACCGGGAGCTCGCATCGATCGTCGCCGACGAGGCGGGTGCGGCCGCTGCCGTACTCATCGACACGTACTGGTCGTGCGGCGATCTCGACGAGCTGCGCGCGCTATTCAGCTCAGCGGGGTTGACGCACGTCGTGGCCCGAACGCATCTCGGGACCGCGAGATTCCGGTCGGCCGACGAGCTGGTCGCAACCGAGGTTGAGGGTTCACCACTCATCACTCAGATCGACGACGCGACATACACCCGCATCAGAGAACGCGCCCGCACCGCGCTCGAGCCGTTCGCCACGCAGAGTGGCTCCCTGCACGCTCCGCTCCGCGGCCACATCGTGACCGGCACGGTGCCGTGA
- a CDS encoding phosphotransferase — translation MTSQYEPLPGAEGNPTSVLRHGDTVVRPAGPWTETVHALLRHLEDAGFSGSPRLVGDGYDQQGRSVVTYIEGHSVHPRAWTDEAIWHAGQMLRDLHRATASFRPPGEAIWHPWPFHDSGPESVISHRDAGPWHIVARDGLPVAFIDWETAGPTDRLDEIAATAWWNAQLHDDDLAERHELPDANARAAQLRHFVDGYGLATAERGDLVTRMIEYAIRDSAAEAVKAGVTPESSQAGAVWAIAWRARSAAWMRRHRSMLQAALAAS, via the coding sequence GTGACATCGCAATACGAACCCCTGCCCGGGGCTGAGGGCAACCCAACCTCCGTGCTCCGGCACGGCGACACTGTTGTGCGCCCTGCCGGGCCTTGGACCGAGACCGTTCATGCCCTGCTCCGCCACCTGGAGGATGCCGGATTCAGTGGTAGCCCGCGGCTCGTAGGTGACGGGTACGACCAGCAAGGACGTTCCGTGGTGACCTATATCGAGGGCCACAGCGTCCATCCGCGCGCCTGGACCGACGAGGCGATCTGGCACGCCGGGCAGATGCTACGTGACCTCCACCGGGCCACCGCCAGTTTCCGTCCGCCCGGCGAGGCGATCTGGCATCCGTGGCCGTTCCACGATTCCGGTCCGGAGAGTGTCATCAGTCACCGCGACGCGGGACCATGGCACATCGTGGCCCGGGACGGCTTGCCGGTGGCGTTCATCGACTGGGAGACGGCCGGCCCGACCGACCGTCTCGACGAGATCGCCGCCACGGCGTGGTGGAATGCACAACTGCACGACGACGACCTCGCTGAGCGCCACGAACTGCCCGACGCCAACGCGCGGGCAGCACAGCTGCGGCACTTCGTCGACGGCTACGGCCTGGCAACAGCAGAGCGGGGTGACCTCGTCACTCGGATGATCGAGTACGCCATCCGTGATTCAGCGGCCGAAGCCGTCAAGGCAGGGGTCACGCCGGAGTCCAGCCAGGCAGGCGCCGTATGGGCGATTGCGTGGCGGGCCCGCTCGGCAGCGTGGATGCGGCGGCATCGCTCGATGCTGCAGGCCGCGCTTGCCGCGAGCTGA
- a CDS encoding FitA-like ribbon-helix-helix domain-containing protein, giving the protein MPSVQIKDVPDETHSVLRRRAAAAHQSLQEYLRSRLIEEASQPTLDEVLDRASGRSGGSVSVNDAVAALRDDRARR; this is encoded by the coding sequence ATGCCTAGCGTACAGATCAAAGACGTTCCCGATGAGACGCATTCCGTCCTGCGTCGGCGAGCCGCTGCCGCTCACCAGTCCCTTCAGGAGTATCTACGCAGCAGGCTGATCGAGGAAGCAAGCCAACCGACCCTCGACGAGGTGCTCGATCGCGCGAGTGGACGGTCCGGAGGATCCGTGTCTGTGAATGACGCGGTCGCAGCGTTGCGCGATGACCGTGCTCGTCGTTGA
- a CDS encoding type II toxin-antitoxin system VapC family toxin yields the protein MTVLVVDASVLVVALGDDGPDGDLARERLRGHGLVAPELIDLEVASVLRRQYVSGRLDDRRARQALNDLEAIPVRRAPHRSLLSRCWELRDNLTVYDAAYVALAELLDSTLLTADRRLASAPGTRCTIDVLAAATAPSDP from the coding sequence ATGACCGTGCTCGTCGTTGACGCAAGCGTCCTCGTCGTGGCACTGGGCGACGATGGACCAGACGGCGACCTTGCACGGGAGCGCCTGCGCGGCCATGGACTCGTGGCGCCGGAGTTGATCGATCTCGAAGTGGCGTCGGTACTTCGGCGGCAGTATGTCAGCGGCCGTCTCGACGATCGCCGGGCCCGACAGGCTCTTAATGATCTAGAGGCGATTCCGGTCCGCCGGGCCCCGCATCGGTCATTGCTCTCTCGGTGCTGGGAGCTACGGGACAATCTCACGGTTTATGACGCGGCCTACGTAGCGCTGGCCGAACTCCTGGACTCCACCTTGCTCACGGCGGACCGTCGCCTGGCGAGTGCACCAGGAACACGGTGCACCATTGACGTGCTCGCCGCGGCAACCGCGCCATCAGATCCCTGA